TTTTCTACCACTCGATCAAATACTAGATTCTTAATTCAGAAAAGATTGCACAAACCAAAATTTCAACTCTGTGTTTGAATTCACCCTGACAGCAGCTGATGCAATCTCATAAAAGTGCACATAAAATGTACCTCATATAGTCTTTTCTTACTCTGAGCATCCCATGTTGAAGCGTAACCTTCATTATCACCAGTGACAAAAATAGTGGGCAGGCTGAAACATGAGAAACATGCGAGTAGTCTCATATACTAAAGGAAAGTTCACAATCTATCAATTCAGAACAATAAGATTATAGCAAAGAATCACATACCATGGATTAAATGCAATATCATTCACAGGGACAATATGATgccttccatcctttttcttcgGATGGCATCGGAAAGCATATCTGCAAAAGTTTAGAGTCAAAGGCATGTCTTTACCACATATCATCTGAAaagtgcaaaaaaaaatttatttttactaaaacatgaaagaaaaattaaaatcgtAAAGACTCAGAAATCTGGACTGCTACTTCTGAAATAAGATGAACAAATTACAATACAAAAATTTCTCTACCTAGTGCAGCATGTTAAGTCATTTATAAAGGCATTATAGAGTTACAAATCTGAAGTTAGTTGTGAAATTATGCTTCCAACAATTTAAGAGAGTACGAAACATGAACAAAAGATTGGAAACCCATTTAGTGTTTTTGGTGACAGAGCTTAAAATTTAAGTATTCCCTTTTGTACAATAACATGGTGCTGCAAAAGGGAGTTTATAAGCCATTAACACACTTCATGAGGAAGGGCATCTAGTATACAACGAATAATACCACTGAAATCCGCGTACCAACAAAAGGATGTACTAATTTCTGAGATCTCTGTAGAGTCCATCATGACAATTGACCTCTGTCTCATGCTTAAGTTTTAAACcaagaggaacaagaaattCTTTTGACCCAGCAAAGAATTTTAGAAGTAGATTGAAGTGGATACTAGTAAACAAGATTCCTTTTACCAAAAATGTATAATAGCTTTGGAGATGAAAGTATAACCATAATAGCATTACAACCAAACTAAATGAGACACAAGAAACAAAACCTTTAACATGTGAAGGTAGACCTTCAGAAATCCGTTACCTTACAGGAACATTCAGTGCTTTAAACTACCAGAAATCATACATACTGACCTGCCACTCTTTGAGTTGCTATCGTTGACATACTCCAAAGCAACCCGTCCATCAAATGATCCAACTGCAAAGCCTGCATGAACAGGCTATTCACCTTTTAATGTCAAGAAGGATAAATAACTATTCAAATATAATATTTCCTTAGAAGTAATCTTCACCGTAAAAAGGACTATAATACTAGCACACCACAAATACAATAAATCTGCTGTCCTTATTTGTTACCAAGTAACTCCAAGACCAGAAATAATGAAGTTTATTTTGGCAGACATATCTCTTGCAACAAAGAACAATATCAGGTTAGGTTATCGTGAGTTGTCTGCTAGCTTAGAAAGACTAACATTGGAGATAATGATACTACGTGCATATTTTTAACGCACCTTCAAAACCAGGACGGACACATTTTATTTGAACGTCCATAAATGATTCTTTGGCTTGATCTAACTTGCTAAGCTTACGCAGGTCGTATGTGCTTACCGATGTCCCAACAgcaatcatcaaatgaaattccgAGAGGGACATGGACTCTACTTCTCCACCAAGATTCTCCAAGCATTGAAGAGACTTGACTAATCGCGTGTCCCAAAACTTTATCTTTTTGTCCCAACCAGCAGTGATTGCAAGACCTGTTACAATTGGGAAAGGGAAACATGTCATCGATAATAAGCAGCATCAAATCAAATTGTTAATCATATGCTCAGTGGTGCACAACGGAAGTAGGAGCAATTAAGTAACAAAAACGCTTCCATATGACCACGGCAGAGGATCTACCTACACCATAAAGATAAATTATTTCTACCACTCGATAACTTTTACGAAATCCAACTCCAAAGTGGACACAATAGCATAACAAAGACGCCTTTTTTGGAATTTTGATACGTACAAAAATGCACTAAGCAATTAAAACTtcagagacaaaaagataaacaCGTCAACATATTGTAATCCGACAATACAGTTAACAAAATTCTGAGGTGTAAGTGAATCCCTCCTCATCACTCCAAGAAACTACCCACATGCGATCAGATTTATGCGGAAAGAGAAAAGCTTACTTGTTTCGTTTGAATACTCGACACAAGTAGCTTCATCATGATTTCCAATTCGATCTACATCTCCGGAATTCAGATCATACCTGccaaaattctccaataaaagggaaaaaaagaattaaGTAACAAATCTTAAACAAAAAGGCAAAACATTAAAGCATCCAATCTCAATGTAACGCAAAAATAAGCAATATATCGATTTTCCATTtctaattttgaaattcagaagcagggtttttttttaaaaaaaaaaaaaagaaagaaaaaagaaaaggagctAGAGCAAGAGCAAAAATGAACCTGCGGAGCAACCCATCTGTTGCAGCAGAAAAAGCAAGCGAATCGTCGGCGAAACAACAATCGAGAAGTGGATATTCATCGGAAGCTTCAAGTCTTAGCTTACATGCATCCACATCATACAACCTAAGACTCTGCAAAGCTAAAAAGACGCCTACATTAGACTCGAAATTGGAACATAATTTCAAGACACAGTTGTCTCCACAATCTGCTATTATTGCCGAGGTAAAGCTTACGGAGTCCCAAGAAGAAATGAGGAGATGGTTGGAATGCGGGGCGAATCGGATCCGGGAGATGGCGTCGCGGATCGGGTTGCTACCGAAGCTTAAACAGGTTTGTTTCATGTTCATTGGGGGCGACTCTCAAAGTCGTTCAGCCGCTGCAATTGCAAATGCAGTACTAGCGGTAACAGGAATCTTTTGCTGCTTGAGGTTCTCAGAACGACGTCGTTGCCGGAGGATTTGGGCTCCAAAATTTGAAATGCCGTGGCGCGATTCGAATACGTGTTATCTTCAGGATGGATGCCAGCGTCCACCATTACGACGCCGTATTGAGCTCGGGAAGGCTTTACAATGACGGGTTAGTTAAACAAAGTACCCTTCCTAAAGactggtttgtttggattgcggtttatttgtcaaaatatatttgcttatatcatcattacaatttccaatgcacctttttatctcacacacatcatatcacaaaaagtgctacagtaaaaatatctctaataattcacaatccaaacaatataGGAAATGGGGATTTCACCCTATGAATTGTCGAAAATATTGGTAATACTACTGTAAAGAAGTtttacacttaaacttcacattgtttTTAATCTTT
This portion of the Coffea eugenioides isolate CCC68of chromosome 11, Ceug_1.0, whole genome shotgun sequence genome encodes:
- the LOC113754538 gene encoding mitotic checkpoint protein BUB3.3; this translates as MKQTCLSFGSNPIRDAISRIRFAPHSNHLLISSWDSSLRLYDVDACKLRLEASDEYPLLDCCFADDSLAFSAATDGLLRRYDLNSGDVDRIGNHDEATCVEYSNETSLAITAGWDKKIKFWDTRLVKSLQCLENLGGEVESMSLSEFHLMIAVGTSVSTYDLRKLSKLDQAKESFMDVQIKCVRPGFEGFAVGSFDGRVALEYVNDSNSKSGRYAFRCHPKKKDGRHHIVPVNDIAFNPCLPTIFVTGDNEGYASTWDAQSKKRLYELPRFPNAVASLSYSYDGLLLAVASSYTYQEANEREELPQIFLHEINDLNISSLSAGSSK